A region of Streptomyces halobius DNA encodes the following proteins:
- a CDS encoding TetR/AcrR family transcriptional regulator: MRSDVRHGVRNGVRPSGGSRKSQEIFDATLDLLAEKGYEGLTVEGVAQRSGVNKTTIYRWWRSKGALLGAALTGARRLDLEPSDTGSLEGDLEALLRSIVTLLTAPPASDIAVATLGAVTHSPDLAVRVREFFADRLAREQPVFDRAMARGELTADVDPMHLVDLLAGVAWLCVVLRQQPIEKDFVSRAVSTVLRGAGAAG; encoded by the coding sequence GTGCGGAGCGACGTACGGCATGGTGTACGGAACGGCGTACGGCCCAGTGGTGGTTCGCGGAAATCGCAGGAGATCTTTGATGCCACGCTGGATCTGCTGGCGGAGAAGGGCTATGAGGGGCTGACCGTGGAGGGCGTCGCTCAGCGGTCCGGGGTCAACAAGACCACGATCTATCGCTGGTGGCGGTCCAAGGGAGCTCTCCTGGGCGCCGCGCTCACGGGCGCCCGCCGACTCGATCTCGAACCGTCCGACACCGGCAGCCTCGAAGGCGACCTCGAAGCCCTGCTCCGGTCGATCGTGACTCTCCTTACCGCCCCGCCGGCCTCCGATATTGCCGTCGCGACGCTGGGGGCGGTCACCCATAGCCCTGACCTTGCTGTGCGTGTGCGTGAGTTCTTCGCCGACCGGCTCGCCCGCGAGCAACCCGTCTTCGATCGGGCCATGGCACGCGGCGAACTCACCGCGGACGTCGACCCGATGCACTTGGTCGACCTGCTGGCCGGCGTCGCCTGGCTCTGTGTCGTACTCCGTCAACAGCCCATCGAGAAGGACTTCGTGTCCCGCGCGGTGAGCACAGTCCTGCGTGGGGCCGGTGCGGCCGGGTGA
- a CDS encoding ABC transporter permease: protein MDVVVAAAVLVLLYLVLRVGQGTTVRFSTDQSVRVDTDPAQLPYDAARSLLRMFVALAVSTAFTFIYAYAAAKSRRLERILIPALDILQSVPVLGFLTVAVSGFIALFPGSMLGLECASIFAIFTSQAWNMTFGFYYSLTSLPRELDELSRSFRFTRWMRFWRVEVPSGMIGLVWNGMMSFGGGWFFLVASEAISVNNRDFALPGVGSYAGAAIADGDLGKVGWAILTMAVMVIGVNFLFWRPLTAWAERFKNEQAEASEVQRSVVLNFLRRSNWPRLLGVVLRPVGRGLSRATRVFGTDDRPLTVDPVRQRTGDLVFGGIAGVLVLWGLTDLGRYLHDRTGLGVLGEPLLVGLVTLARVVILVAVATVIWVPIGVKIGFSPKLTRIAQPVVQVLASFPANFLFPLAVWFFLRTGVSLDVGGILLMALGAQWYILFNTIAGAMSIPTDLREAMDDLGVRGWQRWKRLILPGIFPSYVTGGITASGGAWNASIVAEVVVFGGTTLTATGLGAYIARATADGDFPHLIAGVAVMSLYVVGLNRLVWRRLYRLAETRFAL, encoded by the coding sequence GTGGATGTGGTGGTCGCGGCGGCCGTGCTGGTGCTGCTCTACCTCGTGCTGCGGGTCGGGCAGGGGACCACGGTCCGCTTCTCCACCGATCAGTCGGTGCGGGTGGACACCGATCCCGCCCAGCTGCCGTACGACGCGGCGCGCTCGTTGCTGCGGATGTTCGTCGCGCTGGCCGTGTCCACTGCATTCACCTTCATCTATGCCTATGCCGCAGCCAAGAGCCGCCGCCTGGAGCGGATCCTGATCCCGGCGCTGGACATCCTGCAGTCCGTCCCGGTGCTCGGCTTTCTGACCGTCGCCGTCAGCGGGTTCATCGCCCTGTTCCCCGGCTCGATGCTGGGCCTCGAATGCGCGTCGATCTTCGCGATCTTCACCTCGCAGGCGTGGAACATGACCTTCGGGTTCTACTACTCCCTCACCTCCCTCCCGCGTGAACTCGACGAACTGTCACGGTCGTTCCGGTTCACCAGGTGGATGCGGTTCTGGAGGGTCGAGGTGCCGTCCGGGATGATCGGCCTGGTCTGGAACGGCATGATGAGCTTCGGCGGCGGCTGGTTCTTCCTCGTCGCGTCCGAGGCGATCAGCGTCAACAACCGGGACTTCGCACTGCCCGGCGTCGGCTCGTACGCCGGAGCCGCCATCGCCGACGGCGACCTCGGCAAGGTCGGCTGGGCCATCCTCACCATGGCCGTGATGGTCATCGGCGTGAACTTCCTGTTCTGGCGGCCGCTGACCGCTTGGGCGGAGAGGTTCAAGAACGAGCAGGCCGAGGCCAGCGAGGTCCAGCGCTCGGTCGTACTGAACTTCCTGCGCCGCTCCAACTGGCCGCGGCTCCTGGGCGTGGTGCTGCGACCCGTGGGCCGTGGGCTGAGCCGAGCGACTCGGGTTTTCGGCACCGATGACCGGCCGCTGACCGTCGACCCGGTGCGGCAGCGCACCGGCGACCTGGTCTTCGGGGGCATCGCGGGCGTGCTGGTCCTGTGGGGCCTGACCGACCTCGGCCGTTACCTCCACGACCGCACCGGCCTCGGCGTGCTCGGCGAACCGCTGCTGGTGGGCCTGGTCACCCTCGCCCGCGTCGTCATCCTCGTCGCCGTCGCGACAGTGATCTGGGTGCCGATCGGCGTAAAGATCGGCTTCTCTCCGAAGCTCACCCGGATCGCCCAGCCGGTCGTCCAGGTGCTGGCCAGCTTTCCCGCCAACTTCCTCTTTCCGCTGGCCGTTTGGTTCTTCCTCAGGACCGGCGTGTCCCTCGACGTCGGCGGCATTCTGCTGATGGCGCTGGGTGCCCAGTGGTACATCCTCTTCAACACCATCGCCGGCGCCATGTCCATCCCCACCGATCTCCGTGAGGCCATGGACGACCTGGGTGTACGCGGCTGGCAGCGCTGGAAGCGGCTGATCCTGCCCGGGATCTTCCCCTCCTACGTCACCGGCGGCATCACCGCCTCCGGCGGCGCCTGGAACGCCTCCATCGTCGCCGAGGTCGTCGTCTTCGGCGGCACCACACTCACCGCCACCGGACTCGGCGCGTATATCGCGCGGGCCACCGCCGACGGCGACTTCCCGCACCTGATCGCGGGCGTGGCGGTGATGAGCCTGTACGTCGTCGGCCTCAACCGCCTTGTCTGGCGGCGCCTTTACCGGCTCGCCGAAACCCGATTCGCCCTCTGA
- a CDS encoding ATP-binding protein, producing the protein MQAVLRAARQARTFTEKSLRRWGEGAELIEAAVLIVCELATNAICHGAQETGPGSEPGPEAAFTLRLALQPEVLHIEVRDGSAVLPVQRAAGREDGCGRGLLIISALAESWTCGPDPDGGKWVRASLSRVADALMG; encoded by the coding sequence TTGCAGGCGGTCCTGCGCGCCGCCCGGCAGGCGCGCACCTTCACCGAAAAGTCTCTGCGTCGGTGGGGGGAGGGTGCGGAACTGATCGAAGCCGCCGTGCTGATCGTCTGCGAGCTGGCCACGAATGCCATCTGTCACGGCGCTCAGGAAACGGGACCGGGGAGCGAGCCGGGACCGGAAGCGGCATTCACCCTCCGGCTGGCGCTGCAACCCGAGGTGCTCCACATCGAGGTGCGTGACGGATCCGCGGTCCTGCCCGTCCAGCGAGCGGCCGGACGGGAAGACGGCTGCGGGCGCGGGCTGCTGATCATCTCGGCACTCGCCGAGTCCTGGACCTGCGGACCGGATCCCGACGGCGGAAAATGGGTCCGCGCCTCACTCTCGCGCGTGGCCGACGCCCTCATGGGCTGA
- a CDS encoding ABC transporter ATP-binding protein, translating to MILSTLRNLRTALTPTAVMTPTTATTATTATATARVPRAADGDVLLETAGLTKSYAGADGELPVLSGIDLQVRAGEVVALLGKSGSGKSTLLRCLAGLVPASSGTVTYRGEPLTGANPGTAMVFQTFALLPWLTVQQNVELGLEARGVPADRRADAAVQAIDLIGLDGFESAYPKELSGGMRQRVGFARALVVEPDVLMMDEPFSALDVLTAENLRGELMELWESGQFPTRAIVLVTHNIEEAVLMADRIVVLGSRPYGTIRETFEVGLDRPRDRNSPAFADLIDRVYRVMTGRPKELPHPSLPGRTEAVEPDKRTPANTPLPRAGVDGLSGLAEMVAHRDGRCDLADLADDLGLAIDDVLPLVDALELLGFARVGDNELQLTERGTAYAGADVQRSKTIFAEAAMEAPLVRLITTSLRQNPDGTLRAGFFRDLLAHHFTSEQVTRQLETATDWGRYAELYAYDAGPQEYQLDHDQATGAADV from the coding sequence ATGATCCTCAGCACCCTCCGCAACCTGCGCACCGCCCTCACCCCCACCGCCGTCATGACGCCCACCACTGCCACCACGGCCACAACGGCCACGGCCACGGCCAGGGTGCCGCGCGCCGCCGACGGCGACGTCCTGCTCGAAACCGCCGGTCTGACCAAGAGCTACGCGGGCGCCGACGGCGAACTGCCCGTCCTCTCCGGTATCGACCTGCAGGTGCGCGCCGGCGAAGTCGTCGCGCTGCTCGGCAAGTCGGGCTCCGGCAAGTCCACCTTGCTGCGCTGCCTGGCGGGCCTCGTCCCGGCCAGCTCCGGCACCGTCACGTACCGGGGCGAGCCGCTGACCGGCGCAAACCCCGGCACCGCGATGGTCTTCCAGACCTTCGCGCTGCTGCCCTGGCTCACCGTCCAGCAAAACGTCGAACTCGGCCTGGAGGCCCGGGGCGTACCGGCCGACCGGCGCGCGGACGCCGCCGTGCAGGCCATCGACCTGATCGGCCTGGACGGCTTCGAGTCCGCGTACCCCAAGGAGCTCTCCGGCGGGATGCGTCAGCGCGTCGGCTTCGCCCGCGCGCTGGTGGTCGAACCGGATGTCCTGATGATGGACGAGCCCTTCTCCGCGCTCGACGTACTGACCGCCGAGAATCTGCGCGGCGAGCTCATGGAGCTGTGGGAGTCCGGCCAGTTCCCCACCCGCGCGATCGTGCTGGTCACCCACAACATAGAAGAGGCGGTGCTGATGGCCGACCGGATCGTGGTGCTCGGCTCGCGCCCGTACGGCACGATCCGCGAGACCTTCGAGGTCGGTCTCGATCGGCCGCGCGACCGCAACTCACCCGCCTTCGCGGACCTCATCGACCGCGTGTACCGGGTGATGACCGGCCGGCCCAAGGAGCTCCCCCACCCTTCCCTCCCGGGCCGTACCGAGGCAGTCGAACCCGACAAGCGCACCCCCGCCAACACCCCCCTGCCGCGCGCCGGCGTCGACGGGCTCTCCGGCCTCGCCGAGATGGTGGCCCACCGCGACGGCCGCTGCGATCTGGCCGACCTCGCCGACGACCTCGGCCTGGCGATCGACGACGTCCTTCCCTTGGTCGACGCCCTGGAACTGCTCGGCTTCGCCAGGGTCGGCGACAACGAGCTGCAGCTCACCGAGCGCGGCACCGCCTACGCGGGCGCCGATGTCCAGCGGTCCAAGACGATCTTCGCCGAGGCGGCCATGGAGGCACCCCTGGTCCGGCTGATCACCACCAGTCTGCGGCAGAACCCCGACGGCACCCTGCGCGCCGGCTTCTTCCGCGACCTGCTCGCCCACCACTTCACCAGCGAACAGGTCACCCGGCAGCTGGAAACCGCCACCGACTGGGGCCGCTACGCCGAGCTCTACGCATACGACGCCGGCCCGCAGGAGTACCAGCTCGACCACGACCAGGCCACCGGCGCGGCAGACGTATGA
- a CDS encoding PadR family transcriptional regulator has product MALRNAVLAELLEGEASGYDLSKSFDASVANFWMTTPQQLYRELDRMESDGLIEARVVRQERRPNKRLFSLTEAGRQTLYDFTTEPPKPGAIRDELMVKVQAVDKGDAEAVKAAITERLEWARAKLARYDRLRTRLLDGRTEEEHLAEAERIGPYLTLMRGRAFEQENIRWAERALAILEQRSSAGSSVRSSAKG; this is encoded by the coding sequence ATGGCATTGCGCAACGCGGTTCTGGCCGAGCTCCTGGAAGGTGAGGCGTCCGGTTACGACCTGTCCAAGAGCTTTGACGCGTCGGTGGCCAATTTCTGGATGACGACCCCGCAGCAGCTGTACCGGGAGCTCGACCGCATGGAGTCGGACGGCCTGATCGAAGCCCGGGTCGTCCGGCAGGAACGCCGTCCCAACAAACGCCTCTTCTCACTCACCGAGGCCGGACGGCAGACGCTCTACGACTTCACCACCGAACCCCCGAAGCCCGGCGCGATCCGCGACGAACTCATGGTCAAGGTCCAGGCCGTGGACAAGGGCGACGCCGAGGCCGTCAAGGCGGCAATCACCGAGCGGCTGGAGTGGGCGCGAGCCAAGCTGGCCCGCTACGACCGGCTCCGCACCCGTTTGCTCGACGGGCGGACCGAGGAGGAGCATCTGGCCGAGGCCGAACGTATCGGTCCCTACCTGACCCTGATGCGGGGCCGTGCATTCGAGCAGGAGAACATCCGCTGGGCCGAACGGGCTCTGGCGATCCTGGAACAGCGTTCCTCAGCGGGTTCTTCGGTGCGTTCCTCGGCGAAGGGGTGA
- a CDS encoding ArsR/SmtB family transcription factor — protein sequence MGTQVMSWDAAAADRAVAVLKAVADPSRYRLLWALSTQELPVSALAELLDAHVAATSQHLAKLRAAGLVESRREGTRIYYRAGARVRGLLEEASLVANTPAQQDAGESEAPAEPVAVAKEERVRAPRTVRARRPVVEH from the coding sequence ATGGGGACGCAAGTTATGTCGTGGGATGCAGCCGCTGCCGATCGCGCGGTCGCCGTGCTCAAAGCGGTGGCCGATCCGTCGCGCTATCGCCTGCTGTGGGCGCTGAGCACGCAGGAGCTGCCGGTGAGCGCGCTTGCCGAGCTGCTGGACGCACATGTTGCCGCGACCTCCCAGCATCTGGCGAAGCTAAGGGCGGCCGGACTGGTGGAGTCCCGGCGGGAGGGAACGCGCATCTACTACCGGGCGGGCGCGCGCGTGCGGGGTCTCCTGGAAGAAGCGTCGCTGGTGGCGAACACCCCCGCGCAGCAGGACGCCGGGGAAAGCGAGGCACCGGCCGAGCCTGTGGCCGTCGCGAAGGAGGAAAGGGTGCGCGCGCCACGGACGGTGCGCGCCCGTCGGCCGGTCGTTGAGCACTAG
- a CDS encoding MgtC/SapB family protein: MAALSTFDFALRLGVGVACGALIGIERQWRARMAGLRTNALVAAGATLFVLYSDVVGDPGSPTRVASYVVSGIGFLGGGVILRDGASIRGLNTAATLWCSAAVGVLSASGRLILALFGTGAVLMIHLVLRPAGRMIDRVPQHDPDTEGAHATVHVLCDRGDETHIRALLLQSLAAGGLTPTGLRVRREDEGTTGLQTVVAVTDDPARALEQSIARLSLEPGIRDLHWHLDATPAETEREVMAVSGEGGEREALSGRGGGRVACGRVRAN; this comes from the coding sequence ATGGCCGCTCTGAGCACGTTCGACTTCGCCCTCCGGCTCGGCGTCGGTGTCGCCTGCGGCGCCCTGATCGGCATCGAGCGGCAGTGGCGCGCCCGTATGGCGGGGCTGCGTACCAACGCTCTGGTCGCCGCCGGCGCCACCCTCTTCGTCCTCTACAGCGATGTCGTCGGCGACCCCGGCAGCCCCACCCGCGTCGCCTCGTACGTCGTCTCCGGCATCGGCTTCCTCGGTGGCGGTGTCATCCTGCGTGACGGCGCCTCCATCCGCGGCCTGAACACCGCGGCCACGCTGTGGTGCTCGGCCGCCGTCGGGGTGCTGTCGGCCTCCGGGCGCCTGATTCTGGCCCTGTTCGGCACCGGCGCGGTTCTCATGATCCACCTCGTCCTGCGTCCCGCCGGGCGGATGATCGACCGCGTACCCCAGCACGATCCGGACACCGAAGGGGCCCATGCCACCGTCCACGTGCTGTGCGACCGGGGCGACGAGACCCATATCCGCGCGCTGCTGCTGCAGTCCCTGGCGGCCGGCGGGCTCACTCCCACCGGGCTGCGGGTGCGGCGGGAGGACGAGGGCACGACCGGACTGCAGACCGTCGTCGCGGTCACGGATGACCCGGCCCGCGCACTGGAGCAGTCCATCGCCCGGCTGTCCCTGGAGCCCGGAATCCGCGACCTGCACTGGCATCTGGACGCGACGCCCGCAGAGACCGAGCGGGAGGTCATGGCCGTGAGCGGGGAGGGGGGCGAGCGTGAAGCGCTCTCCGGCCGGGGTGGTGGTCGGGTGGCCTGTGGGCGTGTGCGGGCCAACTAG
- a CDS encoding SAM-dependent methyltransferase, producing MDHDLRRNAKRGPEAPADPGATTGAGEDATRQYYESSDVDAFYDVVWGGEDIHTGIYAHAQEPIADASRRTVERLADRLKGCLGPERSVLDLGSGYGGTARYLAERFGCRVVALNLSAHQNDRHRRTNTERGLDGFIEVVTGSFHDVPYADAHFDAVCSLEALCRSGDRARVLSEAARVLKPEGALAFTDLMAAEDTPPDVLHPVVSRLGVDALATPSGYVRRLTGLGLDHVEFDDYSDQLVTHYVRLADETSKREAELRGIISPDYLDLLLRNLPLWVTAARNRQLRWGILHASRTSSHEATGSSASGRRP from the coding sequence ATGGACCACGACTTGCGGAGGAACGCGAAAAGGGGCCCCGAAGCTCCCGCGGACCCCGGCGCCACAACGGGAGCCGGCGAGGACGCGACACGCCAATACTACGAGTCCAGCGACGTCGACGCCTTCTACGACGTCGTGTGGGGCGGCGAAGACATCCATACCGGCATCTATGCCCATGCACAGGAGCCGATCGCGGACGCCTCCCGGCGGACCGTCGAGCGGCTGGCGGACAGGCTCAAGGGCTGTCTCGGGCCCGAAAGGTCCGTACTCGACCTCGGTTCCGGCTACGGCGGGACCGCCCGCTACCTGGCGGAACGCTTCGGCTGCCGCGTCGTCGCGCTCAATCTCAGCGCGCACCAGAACGACCGCCACCGCCGGACCAACACCGAGCGAGGCCTGGACGGCTTCATCGAGGTCGTCACCGGCTCCTTCCATGACGTCCCGTATGCCGACGCGCACTTCGACGCCGTGTGCTCCCTGGAAGCCTTGTGCCGCAGCGGCGACCGGGCGAGGGTGCTGAGCGAGGCGGCACGCGTCCTCAAGCCTGAAGGTGCGCTCGCCTTCACCGACCTCATGGCCGCCGAGGACACACCGCCCGACGTACTCCATCCGGTCGTGTCCCGCCTCGGCGTGGACGCGCTCGCGACACCGTCCGGCTACGTCCGCCGGCTCACCGGGCTCGGCCTGGACCACGTCGAATTCGACGACTACAGCGATCAACTGGTCACTCACTACGTCCGTTTGGCGGACGAGACCAGCAAGCGGGAAGCGGAGCTCCGCGGCATCATCAGCCCTGACTACCTCGACCTCCTGCTCCGCAATCTGCCACTGTGGGTGACCGCCGCCCGCAACCGACAGCTACGTTGGGGCATCCTCCACGCAAGCCGCACGAGTAGCCATGAGGCCACTGGGTCATCGGCGAGTGGGCGGCGGCCATAG
- a CDS encoding tetratricopeptide repeat protein yields MTRGQEATRLDDLRRRRENAQQVGKRGDHRAAAALFEGLLPRYEWALGPEHEETLAVRDGLGLWTGDAGRLTEAVALLRELLGTRERMQGKQHPDTLYTLDSLGYFIGESGDPAKGARLRLAALAGQERVLGPAHPDTLVTRNGAAALIGAAGNPHRALAMLRELLPVRDGLAGPADPGTMRTRHEVARWTGEAGHPREARDMLRDLLPHRQEVLGDEHPHTLTTRHELARRTGEAGAVDEAVARLRELLEIRRQVQGSRHHRTLETWHQLARWTSAAGRPDEAAAMLRGLIPAREHTLGSCHPHTLASRQLLAVSAGRPPSRGSRRGGS; encoded by the coding sequence ATGACGCGAGGGCAGGAAGCTACCAGGCTCGACGACCTCCGTCGCCGGCGAGAGAACGCACAACAGGTGGGAAAGCGTGGCGATCACCGTGCCGCTGCCGCCCTGTTCGAAGGTCTCCTACCCCGCTACGAGTGGGCGCTCGGACCGGAGCACGAGGAGACCCTGGCCGTGCGCGACGGGCTCGGGTTGTGGACCGGCGACGCCGGACGTCTGACGGAGGCCGTCGCCCTCCTTCGCGAGCTGCTCGGCACGCGCGAGCGGATGCAGGGCAAGCAGCATCCCGACACCCTCTACACGCTGGACAGCCTCGGCTACTTCATCGGTGAGAGCGGCGACCCGGCCAAGGGTGCCCGGCTGCGTCTCGCGGCACTCGCCGGCCAGGAACGCGTACTCGGCCCCGCGCATCCGGACACCCTCGTCACCCGCAACGGGGCCGCGGCCCTGATCGGCGCCGCGGGTAATCCCCACCGGGCCCTCGCCATGCTGCGGGAACTGCTTCCCGTACGAGACGGCCTCGCGGGCCCGGCGGATCCGGGAACCATGAGGACGCGCCACGAGGTCGCCCGCTGGACCGGTGAGGCCGGACATCCCCGCGAAGCCCGCGACATGCTCCGGGATCTCCTGCCCCACCGTCAGGAGGTGCTCGGCGACGAGCATCCGCACACCCTGACCACCCGGCATGAACTCGCCCGCCGGACCGGCGAGGCGGGTGCGGTCGACGAGGCGGTGGCAAGGCTGCGGGAACTCCTGGAGATCCGACGCCAGGTGCAAGGATCACGCCATCATCGGACGCTGGAGACCTGGCACCAACTGGCCCGATGGACGAGCGCCGCAGGTCGCCCGGACGAAGCCGCCGCGATGCTGCGCGGGCTGATTCCGGCCCGCGAGCACACTCTCGGCTCCTGTCACCCGCACACGCTCGCCTCACGGCAACTGCTGGCCGTAAGCGCCGGCCGCCCTCCGAGCCGCGGCTCACGTCGCGGCGGTTCTTGA
- a CDS encoding (2Fe-2S) ferredoxin domain-containing protein produces the protein MTGPGSRTRIGAARGRPCTLVVCRGCCCGSPRKHPGTDHAWQLARLRAAAAESGGRLAVRTSECLGPCSQANIIVVQPSGEGRRRGGRAVWIAWVLEDDSTDAVLTWVTAGGPGIAPPPPSLELRFVPSPGEAQSRTRARARRARR, from the coding sequence GTGACGGGCCCGGGCAGCCGGACGAGGATCGGCGCGGCCCGCGGCCGTCCCTGCACGCTGGTGGTGTGCCGCGGCTGCTGCTGCGGCAGCCCGCGCAAGCATCCCGGCACCGACCACGCGTGGCAGCTCGCCCGGCTCCGCGCCGCCGCAGCGGAATCGGGCGGACGGCTGGCGGTCCGGACGAGCGAATGCCTCGGCCCGTGCAGTCAGGCCAACATCATCGTCGTCCAGCCCTCCGGCGAAGGCCGTCGACGCGGTGGCCGGGCGGTCTGGATCGCCTGGGTGCTGGAGGACGACAGCACCGACGCCGTCCTCACCTGGGTGACGGCCGGCGGACCGGGCATCGCCCCGCCTCCGCCCAGCCTGGAGCTCCGGTTCGTGCCCTCTCCCGGCGAGGCGCAGTCGCGCACCCGCGCTCGCGCACGCCGTGCACGACGGTGA
- a CDS encoding DinB family protein, with amino-acid sequence MAAKGNDTAEEHSVMVTNCAAEQLHQVQELVGMLTDAQYVHRPEGASSIAGHVRHCVDHYTAILAGIDSGTVEYDRRVRGTALEKDRSVALDRLGEVRSEVRGLAARPLDRPVEVISVVDSDGSLAATRSTAGRELLFVSHHTVHHIAVMVPMARTLGVRVPERFGYAPATLACLR; translated from the coding sequence ATGGCGGCAAAGGGAAATGACACGGCAGAAGAGCACTCCGTCATGGTGACGAACTGCGCTGCCGAGCAACTGCACCAGGTGCAGGAATTGGTCGGCATGCTCACCGACGCGCAGTACGTCCACCGGCCCGAAGGGGCCAGCAGCATCGCCGGCCATGTACGCCATTGCGTGGACCACTACACCGCGATCCTGGCCGGTATCGACAGCGGAACGGTCGAATACGACAGACGCGTACGGGGCACCGCGCTGGAAAAGGATCGGAGCGTGGCGCTCGACCGGCTCGGGGAAGTCCGGTCCGAGGTGCGTGGTCTCGCCGCGCGTCCCCTCGACCGTCCGGTGGAGGTGATCAGCGTCGTCGACTCGGATGGTTCCCTCGCCGCTACCCGCTCCACCGCAGGCCGGGAATTGCTGTTCGTCTCCCATCACACGGTCCACCACATCGCGGTGATGGTGCCCATGGCCCGCACGCTGGGTGTGAGAGTTCCCGAGCGATTCGGCTACGCGCCCGCGACCCTTGCCTGTCTTCGGTAG
- a CDS encoding GNAT family N-acetyltransferase: MPPRPRRRRVTLPGGEAVTLRPATARDLPAVTALHALCVPIPRPALTGFPARDELSRLLGPRAGHSLLAEAAAKRPVGWGALVADGPRSDAVLLAADAWKDRGLVTVLLRTLCRTTVEAGCEALSVYAADGDAAVQRAVAALGFPHAVGRADARATVYAIRLTTAIPSAPGPVDGTGAGRAPRPVPFGRPGDGS, translated from the coding sequence GTGCCACCACGCCCCCGCCGCCGTCGCGTCACCCTTCCGGGCGGCGAGGCCGTCACCCTGCGCCCCGCGACGGCACGCGATCTGCCCGCGGTCACCGCCCTGCACGCCCTGTGTGTGCCCATCCCCCGACCAGCGCTGACCGGCTTCCCGGCCCGCGACGAGCTGTCCCGCCTGCTGGGCCCCCGGGCGGGGCACAGCCTGCTCGCCGAGGCCGCCGCCAAGCGGCCGGTCGGCTGGGGCGCGCTGGTCGCGGACGGTCCGCGAAGTGACGCCGTGCTGCTGGCCGCCGACGCCTGGAAGGACCGTGGCCTGGTGACCGTCCTGCTGCGCACGCTGTGCCGGACGACCGTGGAGGCGGGCTGCGAGGCGCTGTCGGTGTACGCCGCCGACGGTGATGCCGCCGTACAGCGGGCGGTGGCGGCCCTCGGGTTCCCGCATGCGGTGGGCCGCGCCGACGCCCGGGCGACGGTCTACGCGATCCGCCTCACGACCGCGATCCCGTCGGCGCCCGGCCCCGTTGACGGGACCGGCGCCGGCCGTGCGCCGCGACCGGTACCGTTCGGGCGCCCGGGGGATGGATCGTGA
- a CDS encoding SixA phosphatase family protein, whose translation MNSLRRLVVLRHAKSAWPPDVADHERPLAPRGRRDAPAAGRWLSNADWLPDLVLCSTSRRTRETWDLAAAKLGGTPPPTRYEPSLYNAALPDLLAAVREVAPHVHTLLLFGHSPSVQDLILTLAGEGLDDTLPRTREKFPTSAIAVLTWDGTWQDVEPGAALLTEMVVPRGKKKS comes from the coding sequence ATGAATTCCCTGCGGCGCCTCGTCGTCCTCCGACACGCCAAGTCGGCCTGGCCGCCGGACGTGGCGGACCACGAGCGGCCCCTGGCACCGCGCGGCCGCCGAGACGCGCCGGCCGCGGGGCGATGGCTGAGCAATGCCGACTGGCTGCCGGACCTGGTCCTCTGCTCGACGTCCCGTCGCACACGGGAGACCTGGGACCTGGCCGCCGCGAAACTCGGCGGAACCCCGCCCCCGACGCGATACGAACCGAGCCTCTACAACGCGGCTCTCCCGGATTTGCTGGCTGCCGTACGCGAAGTCGCCCCGCACGTCCATACGTTGCTGCTGTTCGGGCACAGCCCGAGCGTCCAAGACCTGATCCTGACACTCGCCGGTGAAGGACTCGACGACACCCTCCCGCGTACCCGGGAGAAATTCCCCACCTCCGCGATCGCGGTCCTGACCTGGGACGGAACCTGGCAGGACGTCGAGCCGGGCGCGGCGCTGCTGACCGAGATGGTGGTACCGCGCGGGAAGAAGAAGAGTTGA
- a CDS encoding nuclear transport factor 2 family protein: MTSFRKAVEARDHDAVAALLADDVVFTSPVAFKPYPGKAITAAILRGVMRVFTDFRYVREMAGPDGRDHALVFTAKVGDLEINGCDFLHFDDDGLIDAFTVMVRPMSAAQALAEAMNAQFEQIQREAMQLPDG, from the coding sequence ATGACCTCCTTCCGTAAGGCCGTGGAGGCCCGTGATCACGACGCGGTCGCGGCGCTGCTGGCCGACGACGTCGTCTTCACCAGCCCGGTGGCGTTCAAGCCGTATCCGGGCAAGGCGATCACTGCGGCGATCCTGCGTGGCGTCATGCGGGTCTTCACCGACTTCCGCTACGTCCGGGAGATGGCCGGCCCGGACGGTCGCGACCACGCGCTGGTGTTCACGGCCAAGGTCGGCGATCTGGAGATCAACGGCTGCGACTTCCTGCACTTCGACGACGACGGTCTGATCGATGCCTTCACGGTCATGGTCCGCCCTATGTCGGCCGCCCAAGCCCTGGCCGAGGCGATGAATGCGCAGTTCGAGCAGATCCAGCGCGAGGCGATGCAACTGCCCGATGGCTGA